Proteins encoded within one genomic window of Aspergillus nidulans FGSC A4 chromosome VII:
- a CDS encoding uncharacterized protein (transcript_id=CADANIAT00008155), which produces MRQLSTTALVLFLFFYCSISTAWSLPYFAYRKRIPEPLLNKPRSRHARSIEDLDGLKEWLSNQQPLRGAVMAPPSEDNKRTVTVKGGANNEPTISDVLPKTRGINIYASLTRQFETVERRLKDQTQNVTVLAPRNSAIQDLPHKPWENPDDYEKFGEMNAYEGDKGQDRAKRNLERFVSAHVVAQSPWREGEEAETLGGDKLTWRKDGDRIYIEPERIRVESIAEQVSNGEVWVIDGVIN; this is translated from the exons ATGCGACAGCTATCAACAACAGCACTCGttctcttcctgttcttctATTGCAGTATCTCAACAGCGTGGAGCTTGCCATACTTTGCATATCGCAAGCGTATCCCGGAGCCGTTACTCAACAAGCCTCGCTCACGCCACGCGCGAAGCATAGAGGACCTCGACGGACTCAAGGAGTGGTTGAGCAACCAGCAGCCGCTTAGAGGAGCAGTGATGGCACCCCCATCAGAGGATAATAAGCGGACAGTGACCGTGAAGGGCGGGGCCAATAATGAGCCCACTATATCTGACGTCCTGCCCAAGACCCGCGGTATCAACATCTACGCATCACTCACCCGCCAGTTTGAAACCGTCGAAAGGCGGCTAAAGGACCAAACACAAAATGTGACGGTTCTGGCACCTCGTAATAGTGCTATCCAAGATCTTCCGCACAAGCCCTGGGAGAATCCCGATGATTACGAGAAGTTCGGGGAAATGAACGCGTATGAGGGAGACAAGGGACAAGATCGGGCGAAACGTAACCTGGAACGGTTTGTTTCTGCTCATGTTGTGGCTCAGAGTCCTTggagggagggagaggaggcgGAAACACTTGGAGGAGATAAGTTGACGTGGAGAAAAGACGGGGACAGAATATAT ATCGAGCCGGAAAGAATCAGGGTAGAGAGCATTGCAGAGCAGGTTTCTAACGGCGAGGTATGGGTAATCGATGGGGTTATCAATTAA
- a CDS encoding ER membrane complex subunit EMC3 (transcript_id=CADANIAT00008154), with the protein MALQGVEQTILRDPALFYWILIPISVVMILTGMLRHYATILMNSPPKPPATLAESRERLSLFRAVNLRNHAPAVLSKEAFEMRKNYLVTGFQTGAFLKDPNSRGQPPANPMSDPAAMEGMMGMMKGNMMMMIPQTLIMSWINAFFSGFVILKLPFPLTIRFKSMLQSGVMTRDLDVRWVSSLSWYFLNLFGLQSVFGFILGSDNAANHMAQQMGPMGPAAGANPFQPGQDPHKMYLNEAENLEVFEHFSILDGIEDRVLRKYGAAQ; encoded by the exons ATGGCATTGCAAGGTGTAGAGCAAACGATCCTTCGGGATCCGGCTCTATT TTACTGGATTTTGATTCCTATCTCCGTTGTCATG ATTCTGACCGGCATGCTCCGACACTATGCTACAATCCTAATGAACTCCCCTCCGAAGCCTCCCGCGACCCTAGCAGAATCCCGCGAGCGCCTCTCCCTGTTCCGCGCCGTCAACCTGCGTAACCACGCCCCAGCTGTGCTGTCGAAAGAGGCTTTTGAGATGCGAAAAAACTACCTTGTCACGGGCTTTCAAACCGGCGCCTTTTTGAAGGACCCCAACAGTCGCGGCCAGCCACCCGCTAACCCAATGTCAGATCCCGCTGCTATGGAGGGCATGATGGGAATGATGAAGGGAaatatgatgatgatgattccgCAGACCCTGATTATGAGCTGGATAAATGCTTTTTTTTCGGGCTTCGTCATTT TGAAGCTCCCGTTCCCTCTTACCATCCGCTTCAAGTCGATGCTGCAGTCTGGTGTCATGACTCGTGACTTAGATGTGCGATGGGTGTCCAGTCTGTCTTGGTATTTCCTGAACTTGTTCGGGCTGCAGTCTGTTTTTGGATTTATTCTCGGCAGTGATAACG CTGCCAACCATATGGCTCAGCAGATGGGCCCAATGGGTCCCGCTGCTGGAGCAAATCCGTTCCAGCCTGGCCAAGATCCGCATAAAATGTACCTGAACGAAGCAGAAAACCTCGAGGTTTTTGAACATTTCAGCATTCTCGATGGCATTGAGGATAGAGTTCTGCGCAAATATGGTGCTGCTCAATAG
- a CDS encoding signal peptidase complex subunit 2 (transcript_id=CADANIAT00008153): protein MPYTFKQDHFKTNVRFIVGYSAVAIAAFTFYADRKLGWEATTSSWVIAAVGSYFILNSLLTYWVWAVEASEVFRGKRKSGETISIRSSVKKHTPLYRLQIQYKSASNSVLEEKEIVSPFTAWFSADGTFHPEPLRKWLANEINVLRLAAQETRKKTGGVASVVGVEETENKEVKDAKKRR from the exons ATG CCCTACACCTTTAAGCAAGACCACTTCAAGACAAATGTTCGTTTCATCGTCGGTTACAGCGCCGTCGCAATCGCAGCGTTCACGTTCTACGCGGACCGCAAGCTTGGCTGGGAAGCGACGACATCGTCATGGGTTATTGCCGCAGTTGGTTCGTACTTCATTCTAAACTCGCTGCTCACGTACTGGGTCTGGGCCGTCGAGGCTAGCGAGGTCTTTCGGGGGAAGCGCAAGTCTGGGGAGACG ATATCTATTCGCTCGTCCGTGAAGAAGCACACGCCTCTCTACAGACTGCAGATTCAGTATAAATCGGCTTCGAACAGCGTTttagaggagaaggagatcgtGTCGCCGTTTACAGCTTGGTTCTCTGCTGACGGGACATTCCATCCGGAGCCTTTGCGCAAGTGGCTTGCGAATGAGATTAATGTGCTACGCCTGGCCGCTCAGGAAACCAGGAAGAAAACCGGTGGCGTGGCTAGCGTGGTGGGAGTCGAGGAGACTGAGAACAAGGAGGTCAAGGATGCGAAGAAGCGAAGGTAG
- a CDS encoding methylenetetrahydrofolate dehydrogenase (NAD(+)) (transcript_id=CADANIAT00008152), with the protein MATPSEPAPTNCKVMLSKHVANGLLAEVSEGIKTLEKPPHLVGFLANNDPAALMYAQWTEKTCHENGFRYSLREVHRDNLEEAILAANVDPDVDGIIVYYPIFNNRQDQYLQQIVDVSKDVEGLSHRYIFNMYQNIRFLDPETKRQKCILPCTPLAIVKILEHLNIYNTVLPYGNRLHGHTICVVNRSEVVGRPLAALLANDGACVYSVDITGIQKFYRGTGLKLGRHEVEDVEGKELKDIVPLCDTVISGVPGDKYKFDTSLLRDGAVCINFSSEKNFGPEVKQKASIFVPSIGKVTIVVLLRNLLRLIQNKRMDDIKPAAATERPGTLEAAS; encoded by the exons ATGGCTACCCCTTCAGAACCAGCACCGACCAATTGTAAGGTCATGCTCTCGAAGCATGTTGCGAATGGCCTGCTCGCAGAAGTTTCTGAGGGTATCAAGACCCTAGAGAAGCCGCCTCATCTGGTCGGATTCCTGGCGAACAATGATCCTGCGGCGCTGATGTACGCGCAATGGACCGAGAAGACATGTCATGAAAA TGGATTCCGATATTCCCTGCGCGAAGTTCACCGTGATAaccttgaagaagcaatCCTGGCCGCAAATGTCGACCCTGACGTCGACGGCATCATCGTCTATTACCCCATATTCAACAACCGTCAAGACCAATACCTGCAGCAAATTGTGGACGTGTCCAAGGATGTGGAGGGTCTCAGCCATCGTTACATTTTCAACATGTACCAGAACATCCGCTTCCTCGACCCGGAGACCAAGCGCCAGAAATGCATTTTGCCCTGCACGCCTCTCGCAATCGTCAAGATTCTGGAGCACCTAAACATTTACAACACAGTTCTGCCGTATGGTAACAGGCTACATGGTCATACTATCTGCGTTGTTAACCGCTCTGAGGTTGTGGGCCGGCCGCTTGCTGCGTTGTTGGCGAATGATGGTGCCTGCGTGTATAGCGTCGATATCACTGGTATCCAGAAGTTCTATCGGGGAACGGGTCTGAAGTTGGGCAGAcatgaggttgaggatgtaGAGGGAAAGGAGCTGAAGGATATTGTCCCGCTGTGTGATACCGTTATCTCTGGTGTCCCTGGGGACAAGTACAAGTTCGACACTAGCTTGCTGCGAGACGGTGCCGTGTGTATCAATTTTTCAAGCGAGAAG AACTTTGGTCCTGAAGTTAAGCAAAAAGCCTCCATCTTCGTGCCCTCAATCGGGAAGGTGACTATCGTCGTTTTGCTCCGGAACTTGCTG AGACTCATTCAGAACAAGAGAATGGACGACATtaagcctgctgctgctaccgaGCGTCCTGGCACTCTGGAGGCTGCTTCATAG